In the Candidatus Electrothrix rattekaaiensis genome, one interval contains:
- a CDS encoding DUF3369 domain-containing protein, which produces MRLVRKKRSPPSSAEEAAEQPWKILVIDDEPSVHTLTQLILKRMKFSGRRVQLFSAYSAEEAKKVLHKEADIAVAVVDVVMESEHAGLELVEYIREELGNEHIRLVIRTGQAGSAPEREVIDHYDIDDYKDKTELTSQKLYTAIRSALKAYRDIMIIESNRQGLERILHATPGLYLPSFGSADQFFQGVLQQVIGLCQLGKNGLLCTINSFISTFDSNNAQVRAGTGDFFLRDNVHQNPECVEVIRSCSRIIKEGRKPRSGELKSGALLLPLGNKQQVPGFIYLENTHCLTEDDRHLIQVMVNQCSSALENLKLHFELKEANRESLYMLAMAAEFKDQNTGNHIRRISEYTRLLALEMGMRSEEAEKCGQASILHDIGKLGIPDAILQKPARLTEDEFTFIRRHTTLGARILERHHWFQLAKDIALYHHEHWDGGGYPLGLRGSEIPLTARIVSVADVYDALSHKRPYKEAWEPERCIANLRENAGTKFDQRVVDAFLRLTDRGVFPRESEKKAGSEETGQ; this is translated from the coding sequence ATGCGATTAGTCAGAAAAAAAAGGAGCCCTCCTTCGTCGGCTGAAGAGGCTGCGGAGCAACCGTGGAAGATACTGGTTATTGACGATGAACCGTCTGTGCATACCCTGACCCAGCTTATCCTGAAACGTATGAAATTCTCCGGTCGCAGGGTGCAGCTTTTCTCGGCTTACTCAGCCGAAGAGGCCAAAAAAGTGCTCCATAAAGAGGCGGACATTGCAGTGGCCGTGGTCGATGTGGTCATGGAGAGCGAACATGCCGGATTGGAGCTGGTGGAGTATATCCGTGAGGAATTGGGCAATGAGCATATTAGACTGGTTATCCGAACGGGACAGGCTGGCTCAGCACCAGAACGGGAGGTTATTGATCATTACGATATTGATGATTATAAGGACAAGACCGAGTTGACCTCTCAGAAGCTGTATACAGCCATTCGGTCTGCTCTCAAGGCCTACCGTGATATCATGATTATTGAGAGTAACCGGCAGGGGCTGGAACGTATTCTTCATGCCACTCCTGGGCTGTATCTGCCCAGCTTTGGTTCTGCGGATCAATTTTTTCAGGGTGTCTTACAGCAAGTCATCGGTCTCTGCCAGTTGGGTAAAAACGGTCTGCTTTGCACCATCAACAGCTTTATTTCCACCTTTGACAGTAATAATGCGCAAGTCCGTGCAGGGACAGGGGATTTTTTCCTACGGGATAATGTTCACCAGAATCCTGAATGCGTTGAGGTTATCCGAAGTTGCTCAAGGATCATTAAAGAAGGGCGGAAGCCGCGATCTGGAGAGTTGAAATCAGGGGCCTTGCTGCTTCCTCTTGGCAATAAACAGCAGGTCCCCGGCTTTATTTATTTGGAGAATACCCATTGCTTGACTGAAGATGATCGGCATCTTATCCAGGTTATGGTTAACCAATGTTCGTCGGCCTTGGAAAATTTGAAACTCCATTTTGAGCTGAAAGAGGCTAACCGAGAATCCCTCTATATGCTTGCTATGGCGGCTGAGTTTAAGGATCAGAATACGGGGAATCATATTCGCAGGATATCCGAATATACCCGACTGCTTGCCTTGGAGATGGGGATGCGGTCTGAAGAGGCAGAAAAATGCGGGCAAGCAAGCATATTGCATGATATCGGAAAGTTGGGGATACCTGATGCTATTCTGCAGAAACCGGCACGACTCACAGAGGATGAGTTTACGTTTATCCGTCGCCACACCACCTTGGGGGCCCGTATTCTGGAGCGGCATCATTGGTTTCAGCTAGCCAAGGATATCGCCTTGTATCATCATGAACATTGGGACGGGGGCGGATATCCCCTGGGGCTTAGGGGGAGTGAAATCCCCTTGACCGCCCGCATTGTCTCGGTTGCAGATGTCTATGATGCCCTTTCCCATAAACGTCCTTATAAAGAGGCCTGGGAGCCCGAGCGTTGTATTGCCAATCTCCGAGAAAATGCTGGTACCAAGTTTGATCAGAGGGTGGTTGACGCCTTTCTTCGTTTAACAGATCGCGGGGTCTTCCCGAGGGAATCGGAAAAAAAGGCCGGATCTGAAGAGACCGGGCAATGA
- a CDS encoding MASE3 domain-containing protein translates to MSGFSFLLVLISQYSYLLFHFLAEFLSIVVAIIMFVVTWHTYTFSRNHFLMYLGCGYLWVGLTDLLHTLMYKGMIVFSTITGGNPGAQLWIVGRYLEALLLVTAPVFLTRSLNRQTAMFVQAAVTFLLITAVFFRFFPDAYQDGIGLTPFKMYSEYLIMMLMAAAGFFVHQRRTLLAPRIYQIMLLGIALTISAELAFTFYVSTYGLTNLIGHFFKLYSFWLIYEAIIHTTLREPFTVLARDANVYHAIPQATVLLDLDGRLRQANKAACLEIGLEENELVGKDCHALFHPVHLNRESCPLCWALQIGVELPPTELKLDNERGWRKFTLSLVGTGGGRKGVVQVSTDINKQKMVEEELEATLHNLDRKVAQRTRELHCKVMELEQARDHLVANEKMASLGRLVAGFAHEINTPIGIAVGAASQLQDAANEIKQMLASEEVDEDELEEVLEIIKEGTGLTLNNLRRAADLVQRFKRSSVDQTSEELRHFCVRELIEDVLVSLHNTLKKTKVKVTVECPEELRIISVPGLLEQVLVNLIQNSLIHGFDNGALRGEIHIFCSSRNTFLMEYRDNGKGMSPETLEHLFEPFYTTKRGSGSGLGMYISYNLVQRHHGILYCESELGQGVWFALDLPIGSMADLEKAALYG, encoded by the coding sequence ATGTCTGGCTTTAGTTTTCTGCTGGTCTTGATCAGCCAATACAGTTATCTGCTGTTCCATTTCTTGGCTGAGTTTCTTTCTATTGTTGTTGCCATCATAATGTTTGTGGTCACTTGGCACACGTATACTTTTTCCAGAAATCATTTTTTGATGTATCTCGGCTGCGGATATCTTTGGGTCGGCCTGACAGATCTCCTCCATACCCTGATGTATAAAGGGATGATCGTTTTTTCGACAATTACCGGCGGTAATCCGGGGGCGCAATTATGGATTGTCGGGCGTTACCTGGAAGCTCTGCTGCTGGTCACAGCACCTGTTTTTCTTACTCGTTCCCTGAACCGTCAGACGGCCATGTTTGTTCAGGCAGCTGTCACCTTTCTCCTGATCACAGCTGTTTTCTTTCGATTTTTTCCTGATGCGTATCAGGACGGTATCGGGTTAACGCCCTTTAAGATGTACAGTGAGTATCTTATCATGATGCTCATGGCTGCGGCCGGATTCTTTGTTCACCAGCGTAGAACCCTGTTGGCTCCCCGAATCTACCAAATTATGTTGCTTGGAATCGCGTTGACCATAAGTGCCGAGCTGGCCTTCACCTTTTATGTAAGTACCTACGGTCTCACGAATTTGATCGGCCATTTCTTTAAGCTCTACTCGTTCTGGCTCATTTACGAAGCAATCATTCATACGACGTTACGTGAGCCCTTTACGGTGTTGGCCCGTGATGCAAACGTATATCATGCAATCCCCCAAGCGACGGTTCTGCTTGATCTGGACGGCAGGCTGCGACAGGCGAATAAGGCTGCCTGTTTGGAGATCGGTCTGGAAGAAAATGAACTGGTTGGCAAGGATTGCCATGCCCTGTTTCATCCTGTTCACCTCAACAGGGAGTCCTGTCCCTTATGCTGGGCTCTCCAAATTGGTGTTGAACTTCCCCCCACAGAGTTGAAACTGGATAACGAACGGGGCTGGCGTAAGTTTACCCTGAGTTTAGTGGGTACAGGAGGGGGGAGGAAGGGCGTTGTGCAGGTAAGTACTGATATTAATAAACAGAAAATGGTTGAAGAAGAGCTTGAGGCTACTTTGCATAATTTGGACAGAAAGGTCGCTCAACGGACCCGTGAACTGCACTGTAAAGTTATGGAGCTGGAACAGGCACGGGATCATCTCGTGGCCAATGAGAAAATGGCCTCATTAGGACGTCTTGTGGCTGGCTTTGCCCATGAGATCAATACGCCTATCGGAATTGCTGTGGGGGCTGCATCTCAGCTTCAGGATGCTGCAAACGAGATCAAGCAGATGCTGGCATCCGAGGAGGTAGATGAGGATGAACTGGAAGAGGTACTGGAAATTATTAAAGAGGGGACCGGATTGACGTTGAATAATCTCCGCCGAGCTGCCGACTTGGTTCAACGGTTTAAGCGTTCATCTGTGGATCAAACCTCTGAGGAACTTCGCCATTTTTGTGTCCGGGAATTGATCGAAGATGTGTTGGTCAGTCTTCATAATACCTTAAAGAAAACAAAGGTCAAGGTGACTGTCGAATGTCCTGAAGAGCTGCGCATCATCAGTGTGCCTGGTTTGCTTGAGCAGGTCTTAGTCAACCTCATTCAAAACAGCCTTATTCACGGCTTTGATAATGGAGCCTTAAGAGGAGAAATTCATATTTTTTGTAGTTCACGGAATACTTTTCTTATGGAATACCGGGATAACGGCAAGGGGATGAGTCCTGAAACTTTGGAGCATCTCTTTGAGCCCTTCTACACCACAAAACGTGGTTCCGGTAGTGGCCTTGGAATGTATATCAGCTATAACCTTGTTCAACGCCATCACGGCATCTTGTATTGTGAGAGTGAGCTGGGGCAGGGGGTCTGGTTTGCCTTGGATCTGCCCATCGGGAGCATGGCGGATCTCGAGAAGGCTGCTCTGTATGGATGA
- a CDS encoding HD domain-containing protein: MEKASSLFTGLRDKLAREEKSRFSPLACLSQDSIRRKKENRQGYRQPFAKDADRILHSKAYTRYIDKTQVFSLIDNDHITHRVLHVQLVSRIARTAGRFLGLNEDLIEAIALGHDIGHPPFGHEGEHILDRLCLAHGLPGFRHNIQSVQFLDRIEKKGAGWNLTLQVLDGILCHDGEANITLLVPKRQREPSFSSFDRLVKQEAEKEALEKSLMPMTLEGCLVRLADTVAYIGRDIEDAIELNLITREEIPAACGEILGRSNGTIVHTLVTDLIAHSTPSSDCIGFSDEIGVALLKLKKFNYERIYRNPLFKPDFKRIHSCYEQLFSFYLDQLTRGSSPKKSERIFWHSMSETYLNNHAPAALVRDYLAGMTDKFFLHQAEQLGCDVPERKCIVN; encoded by the coding sequence ATGGAAAAAGCCAGCTCGCTGTTTACTGGTTTGAGAGACAAACTTGCCAGGGAAGAAAAAAGCCGTTTTTCCCCTCTTGCATGCCTCAGCCAAGACAGCATTCGCAGAAAAAAGGAGAACCGACAGGGGTACCGCCAGCCGTTTGCCAAGGATGCTGATCGCATTCTTCACTCCAAGGCCTATACCCGCTATATTGACAAAACACAGGTTTTCTCGCTGATCGATAATGATCACATCACGCATCGCGTGCTGCACGTACAATTGGTCTCCAGGATCGCCAGAACAGCAGGACGTTTTCTGGGATTAAATGAAGATCTGATTGAGGCGATTGCCTTGGGTCACGATATCGGTCATCCTCCTTTCGGGCATGAAGGGGAACATATTTTGGACCGTCTGTGTCTGGCTCATGGATTACCCGGCTTTCGCCATAATATCCAGTCAGTTCAGTTCCTGGACAGGATTGAAAAAAAAGGCGCAGGCTGGAATCTGACCCTTCAGGTTCTGGACGGGATACTCTGCCATGACGGAGAAGCAAATATTACCCTGCTCGTGCCAAAACGGCAACGAGAACCAAGCTTTTCCTCTTTTGATCGCCTTGTGAAGCAAGAGGCAGAGAAAGAAGCTCTTGAAAAAAGCCTGATGCCCATGACCCTTGAGGGTTGCCTAGTACGACTTGCCGATACTGTTGCCTATATAGGACGTGATATTGAAGATGCTATAGAACTGAACCTGATTACACGAGAGGAAATTCCTGCTGCCTGCGGTGAAATATTGGGCAGAAGCAACGGCACCATTGTCCATACCTTGGTGACCGATCTCATTGCTCACAGCACCCCCTCTTCTGACTGTATTGGATTCAGTGATGAAATCGGCGTTGCACTTCTTAAGCTGAAAAAATTCAACTATGAGCGAATCTATCGGAATCCACTCTTTAAGCCGGATTTCAAACGCATTCACTCCTGTTACGAACAACTTTTTTCATTCTATCTGGACCAGCTCACGAGGGGATCTTCACCGAAAAAATCAGAGCGGATTTTTTGGCATTCCATGTCGGAAACCTATCTTAACAACCATGCACCGGCAGCTCTAGTCAGAGATTACCTCGCTGGGATGACAGATAAATTTTTTCTACACCAAGCTGAACAGCTTGGATGCGATGTACCGGAGCGGAAATGTATAGTAAATTAA
- a CDS encoding RNase adapter RapZ: MPPPKKGKGYQSLAMKITLFSFGFKHGYPEANIVWDVRFLPNPYWVENLREHTGLEEQVAAYALDNATGQEFVEHLSSLVSFTVKKHKAGKREELRCAIGCTGGRHRSVAVTEYLRGVLSECLDSRDELIVYHRDIEKR, translated from the coding sequence CTGCCCCCTCCAAAAAAGGGAAAGGGATACCAGAGTCTCGCTATGAAAATCACCCTTTTTTCCTTCGGCTTTAAACACGGATATCCTGAAGCCAACATCGTTTGGGATGTCCGTTTTCTTCCCAACCCGTATTGGGTGGAAAACCTGCGGGAACATACCGGCCTGGAAGAACAGGTGGCCGCCTATGCCTTGGACAATGCAACAGGCCAGGAGTTTGTAGAGCATCTTTCCTCACTCGTCTCCTTTACAGTGAAGAAACATAAGGCAGGAAAACGGGAAGAACTTCGTTGTGCCATAGGCTGCACCGGCGGACGGCATCGTTCTGTTGCGGTGACCGAGTACCTGCGCGGCGTTCTGTCCGAATGTCTGGACAGCAGGGACGAGCTGATTGTGTATCATAGGGATATTGAGAAGAGGTAG
- a CDS encoding DUF533 domain-containing protein encodes MDIEKLFGKLLHEVTGSGGNQFNKKHKKYKKKYKHKGGDGYYRQGASSQHVSKKRSLLDNLTGNLTSGKGLLTAIGLGVGAYEIYRTSKQTQQRQAAVGVGAQYSPQATPVQVASAAPPPPPPPTGAQQEQAMNPVSPVPTSSPQTASVKPLRTALDEQDVARRLIQVMVGAAHADGMLDSEEERVILDRLRAVELAQEEKMFLLEELHHPRSLAELTQGIEDVRLGQAMYAVAASAVIIDTESERRWFDELGSSLGLSPEVCQFIEENK; translated from the coding sequence ATGGACATTGAAAAATTGTTTGGTAAGCTGTTACATGAGGTCACAGGTTCCGGCGGGAACCAGTTTAATAAGAAGCATAAAAAATATAAAAAAAAGTATAAGCACAAAGGAGGAGACGGATATTACCGGCAAGGTGCATCTTCGCAACACGTCTCAAAAAAGAGATCTTTGCTTGATAATTTGACCGGTAATTTGACGTCTGGCAAAGGCCTGCTCACGGCCATTGGGTTGGGGGTCGGGGCCTACGAAATATATCGAACAAGTAAACAGACCCAGCAGCGCCAAGCAGCTGTCGGGGTTGGAGCACAATATAGCCCGCAGGCAACGCCGGTACAGGTTGCCTCTGCTGCTCCTCCGCCCCCGCCTCCGCCGACCGGGGCGCAGCAGGAACAGGCTATGAACCCTGTTTCTCCGGTCCCGACGAGTTCACCGCAGACCGCCTCTGTCAAACCGTTGAGAACAGCACTTGATGAGCAGGACGTTGCCCGTCGCTTGATTCAGGTCATGGTCGGGGCCGCCCATGCGGACGGCATGCTTGACAGTGAGGAGGAAAGGGTGATTCTTGATCGTCTGCGTGCAGTGGAACTTGCCCAGGAAGAAAAGATGTTTCTCCTGGAAGAGCTGCATCACCCTCGCAGTCTTGCTGAACTGACCCAAGGAATTGAAGATGTTCGACTGGGACAGGCCATGTATGCCGTTGCCGCCTCGGCAGTCATTATTGATACAGAGAGTGAAAGGAGATGGTTTGACGAGTTGGGCAGTTCTCT
- the lpxB gene encoding lipid-A-disaccharide synthase has product MTTHIMIVAGEASGDMHGARLVEAMQAMQPDLSFSGIGGKELTAAGVEMLFDASKLAVVGITEVISHLGDILAARRALIRRMQEEKPALLILIDYPDFNLLLAAKAKKLGIPVFYYVSPQVWAWRSGRVKKIDRLTDRIGVILPFEKDFYAARGVEVDFVGHPLKDTVSRDKVACKEDFLRSHNLSIDQKTRIIGLLPGSRTKEIRSLLPDFLAAARILVRREQGKKWLFLLPRASTVSEKLLLESGLASYREDGKDRLDIHVLADNRYDLMAACDAVVAASGTVTLELAILGIPTLTTYRLSPRTYRLGRLLIRHIRHFSLVNLIADQEVIPELLQDAVTPVAIAEHLQVMVNDRTYRKKCIQGLAEVTEKLGPPGCAQRAAKLAFTCMDRNASF; this is encoded by the coding sequence ATGACCACCCACATTATGATTGTCGCCGGAGAGGCCTCCGGCGATATGCACGGAGCCCGACTGGTTGAAGCCATGCAGGCGATGCAGCCTGATCTCTCTTTTTCCGGTATTGGCGGCAAGGAACTGACCGCTGCGGGCGTGGAAATGCTTTTTGATGCCTCCAAGTTGGCTGTGGTGGGAATCACCGAGGTTATCAGTCATCTTGGGGATATCCTGGCGGCCCGTAGGGCTTTGATTCGCCGGATGCAGGAGGAAAAACCGGCACTGCTGATCCTGATCGACTACCCGGATTTTAATCTTTTGCTCGCTGCCAAGGCAAAGAAGCTGGGCATCCCGGTCTTCTATTATGTGAGTCCACAGGTCTGGGCTTGGCGCAGTGGCAGGGTGAAAAAGATTGACAGGCTCACCGACCGAATCGGCGTTATCCTGCCCTTTGAAAAAGATTTTTACGCTGCTCGCGGTGTTGAGGTGGATTTTGTCGGGCATCCGCTCAAGGATACAGTCAGTCGAGATAAGGTTGCTTGCAAGGAGGACTTTCTCCGGTCACATAACCTGTCCATTGATCAAAAGACCCGGATTATCGGTCTGCTGCCCGGCAGCCGAACCAAGGAGATTCGTTCGCTGCTCCCTGATTTTCTTGCTGCGGCCCGAATCTTAGTGCGCAGGGAACAAGGAAAAAAATGGCTTTTCCTTCTCCCCCGTGCCTCCACAGTCTCTGAGAAATTGCTGCTGGAAAGCGGCCTAGCTTCCTATCGAGAAGATGGAAAGGATAGACTTGATATCCATGTCCTGGCTGATAACCGATACGACCTGATGGCAGCCTGCGATGCCGTGGTTGCTGCCTCCGGTACAGTGACCCTTGAGCTTGCTATTCTCGGTATTCCCACCCTGACCACCTATCGGCTTTCACCGCGAACGTACCGATTGGGCCGTCTGCTCATTCGCCATATCCGTCATTTTTCTCTGGTTAACCTGATTGCTGACCAGGAGGTTATTCCAGAATTGCTGCAAGATGCTGTCACTCCTGTGGCTATTGCCGAACATCTTCAAGTCATGGTGAATGATCGCACCTATAGAAAAAAATGTATCCAGGGGCTTGCCGAGGTGACAGAAAAACTTGGGCCTCCAGGCTGCGCACAGCGGGCAGCAAAACTTGCTTTTACATGTATGGACCGGAATGCATCGTTTTGA
- a CDS encoding chloride channel protein, whose amino-acid sequence MYSKLKGFIPGENTAVIMTAAVIGLLAGCVIIVFHESVEFVHTYIFEQGSELLHIDKGGWHRLLLPLIPMSGMILLIPLSWMWPGKVNGYGFTKFLRRVNLENGVINARNIFIKIAATAITIGSGNSAGVEGPTAQIGGALGSQFGQRLRVSGARMKVYIAAGSAGAIAGIFNAPLAGIFFAAEIILLGTYKISSFSALVVASAMSTVVSRAYYGKIPAFPIPDYHMVNPLIEIPLYAVMAVLIGLLAVIHIRFFYFVRDWFLELSLPEHAKPIIGAFLVGSIGIIFPQVMGDGYEYIEQVLAGDGIVWVMLALIALKSVATAITLGSGGAGGVFAPALFIGAVIGGAFGGIVHSFLPNLTATPGAYATIGIGAFLAASTHAPMTAIFLLVEMTGNYMIIVPVMLTAIVGTVTANKFYSDSIDTVDFTREGINIHEGREVAILRSIRVGKAISEDVDFISETANINNLLDLFAIAKDSLYFPVVDHEGKMVGVVSMQDVKTILHDEQKRCCHLVGAICSRDVITLTPDHNLFEAMQLFDVKGIEEIPVVESMEEQWVVGKLKRRDVISVYNHEVLKRGISEKAEDIRLLCSSS is encoded by the coding sequence ATGTATAGTAAATTAAAAGGCTTTATACCAGGTGAAAACACAGCTGTCATTATGACTGCTGCTGTTATCGGTCTCTTGGCCGGTTGTGTAATTATTGTTTTTCACGAGTCGGTAGAGTTTGTCCATACATATATTTTTGAGCAGGGATCAGAGCTCCTGCACATTGACAAAGGAGGGTGGCATAGGCTGCTTCTTCCCCTTATCCCTATGTCTGGTATGATTTTGCTTATTCCTCTTTCCTGGATGTGGCCGGGAAAGGTTAACGGATACGGCTTTACGAAATTTCTCCGCCGGGTAAACCTGGAGAACGGTGTCATTAATGCCCGAAATATTTTTATTAAAATAGCTGCAACAGCCATCACCATCGGTTCTGGAAACTCAGCCGGGGTGGAAGGACCGACCGCACAGATCGGCGGTGCTCTCGGATCCCAGTTCGGCCAGAGACTCAGGGTCTCGGGAGCCCGAATGAAGGTCTATATTGCTGCTGGTAGTGCTGGTGCTATTGCAGGCATCTTTAACGCGCCCTTAGCTGGTATATTTTTTGCCGCAGAAATCATCTTGCTCGGCACCTATAAGATCTCTTCCTTTTCCGCCTTGGTGGTTGCCTCAGCCATGTCCACAGTGGTTTCCCGTGCCTATTATGGCAAGATACCCGCCTTTCCCATCCCAGACTATCACATGGTCAACCCGCTCATAGAGATCCCTCTATACGCAGTTATGGCTGTACTCATCGGTCTGCTTGCTGTCATACATATCCGCTTTTTTTATTTTGTCCGAGACTGGTTCCTCGAACTCTCTCTTCCAGAACATGCGAAACCCATTATCGGTGCCTTCCTAGTAGGTAGTATCGGCATAATTTTCCCCCAGGTTATGGGAGACGGCTATGAATATATCGAACAGGTTCTGGCCGGTGACGGGATCGTCTGGGTCATGCTGGCTCTGATAGCCTTAAAATCAGTGGCCACCGCCATAACCCTTGGATCCGGTGGGGCTGGCGGTGTATTCGCACCGGCCTTGTTTATTGGAGCGGTGATCGGCGGGGCCTTCGGCGGTATTGTCCATTCATTCCTGCCCAACTTAACCGCAACACCCGGGGCCTATGCCACTATCGGTATCGGGGCTTTCCTGGCCGCCTCAACCCATGCACCGATGACAGCTATCTTTCTGCTTGTTGAAATGACAGGGAATTATATGATTATCGTCCCGGTTATGCTGACGGCCATTGTAGGCACTGTGACAGCCAATAAATTCTACAGTGACTCTATCGACACCGTAGATTTCACCCGAGAAGGAATTAACATCCATGAAGGGCGAGAGGTGGCTATCCTCAGATCCATTCGCGTGGGCAAGGCAATCAGTGAGGATGTTGATTTTATCAGTGAAACTGCTAATATTAATAATCTCCTGGATCTCTTTGCCATTGCCAAAGACTCGCTCTATTTTCCCGTAGTTGATCATGAAGGCAAGATGGTCGGAGTCGTATCCATGCAAGATGTGAAGACAATTCTCCATGATGAGCAAAAGCGATGCTGCCATCTGGTTGGTGCTATTTGCAGCCGCGATGTGATCACTCTGACACCGGATCATAACCTGTTTGAAGCGATGCAGCTCTTTGATGTCAAAGGCATTGAGGAAATCCCGGTAGTGGAAAGTATGGAGGAACAATGGGTTGTTGGAAAACTCAAGCGAAGAGACGTGATTTCAGTGTATAATCATGAAGTACTAAAACGAGGAATCAGCGAAAAGGCCGAAGATATCCGCCTGCTCTGTTCATCATCATAA
- a CDS encoding AarF/ABC1/UbiB kinase family protein: MVSIRRLGAINRTYRHLTRYRQILRILFKYGFNDLVDYLHLDHYLETGLQMISRKPREQIFRYSRPERLRMGLEELGPTFIKLGQLLSTRPDFAPPEYLDELRKLQDNVPPFSYQEVQQIFQEDQGKDPTEIFTDFAVTPLAAASIGQVHLARISSDSLKSTTLSRKNKEASKRDVVVKVQRPGLENIIAVDLEILAQIATLMEDHFEEVQGHQPSAIVEEFALSLSREIDFTTELANIHHFSKLLSDNPTIYVPEVFPELSTERILVMEWVNGIKASDVSELKKQGYNLSLIAERGANLVMEQIFVHGFFHADPHPGNLFILPGNKICFIDFGQMGRLLLKDRENFTDFVLSITSGNENEAVNSILKMTVHKEEIYRDRLALDISELVGRYMHLPIGELEVEKIHFELLKLLSKHKLFLKPNLYLMFKALATVEGVGTILAPEIELLALAKPFMKKIKLDRVHPRRLIDDLSITGHQYLSLIRDLPSETRTILTQLRQGKMKMEFKHRGLLPLERALYRVSNQIAFAIVLAALIVGSSLIVLSGIKPRWHDIPVIGLAGFLVAGIMGFWLLISILRRGKL, encoded by the coding sequence ATGGTCAGTATCAGGCGACTTGGTGCCATTAACCGCACCTACCGACATCTTACCCGATACCGGCAGATCCTGCGGATTCTGTTTAAATACGGTTTTAATGATCTGGTCGATTATTTGCATCTCGACCATTATCTGGAAACCGGCCTACAGATGATCAGCCGTAAACCCCGTGAGCAGATATTCCGCTATTCCCGACCGGAACGTCTGCGCATGGGATTGGAAGAATTGGGCCCGACCTTTATCAAGCTTGGTCAATTGCTTTCGACCCGTCCTGATTTCGCCCCACCTGAGTATCTTGATGAATTAAGGAAACTTCAGGACAATGTACCACCCTTTTCCTATCAGGAAGTACAACAGATTTTCCAAGAAGATCAAGGGAAAGATCCCACGGAAATCTTCACCGACTTTGCAGTCACCCCTTTAGCTGCCGCCTCTATCGGACAGGTCCATCTTGCGCGTATTTCCTCGGATTCTCTCAAGAGCACAACGCTTTCCCGAAAAAACAAAGAAGCTTCAAAACGCGATGTGGTGGTCAAGGTTCAACGCCCGGGTCTGGAAAATATCATTGCGGTCGACCTAGAAATTCTGGCTCAGATCGCCACCCTGATGGAAGATCATTTTGAGGAGGTCCAGGGACATCAGCCCTCAGCTATTGTTGAAGAATTCGCTCTCAGTCTTTCCCGCGAGATTGACTTCACGACGGAGCTTGCCAATATCCATCATTTTTCCAAGCTATTATCTGATAATCCAACTATATATGTGCCAGAAGTTTTTCCAGAGCTATCTACGGAACGAATTCTGGTTATGGAATGGGTGAATGGCATTAAGGCCTCTGATGTTTCTGAGCTGAAAAAACAGGGGTACAATCTAAGTCTCATTGCCGAACGAGGCGCCAACCTCGTCATGGAACAAATCTTTGTTCATGGTTTTTTTCACGCTGATCCACATCCGGGAAACCTCTTTATCTTACCGGGGAACAAAATTTGCTTCATTGATTTCGGCCAGATGGGCAGACTACTCTTAAAGGACAGGGAGAACTTTACTGACTTTGTCCTCAGCATTACCTCAGGTAATGAAAACGAAGCAGTCAATAGCATCCTTAAAATGACTGTGCATAAAGAAGAAATATATCGTGACAGACTAGCTCTGGATATCAGTGAGTTAGTAGGTCGCTACATGCATCTGCCCATTGGTGAATTGGAAGTAGAAAAAATACATTTTGAACTGCTAAAGCTCCTGAGCAAGCATAAACTCTTTTTAAAACCCAATCTCTACCTGATGTTTAAGGCATTGGCAACTGTGGAGGGGGTAGGAACGATACTTGCCCCTGAGATTGAACTCCTCGCCTTGGCTAAGCCTTTTATGAAAAAAATCAAACTCGACAGGGTGCATCCTCGCCGCTTGATTGATGATCTTTCCATAACTGGCCACCAGTACCTCAGTCTGATCCGTGATCTTCCCAGCGAAACCCGCACTATCCTTACCCAGCTTCGCCAGGGCAAAATGAAAATGGAGTTCAAACACAGAGGGCTGCTCCCGCTAGAACGGGCACTTTACCGGGTTTCCAATCAGATCGCCTTTGCCATTGTCCTTGCCGCCCTGATTGTCGGCTCCTCCCTGATTGTCCTTTCCGGCATCAAACCGCGTTGGCACGATATTCCCGTTATAGGTCTGGCCGGTTTTCTTGTTGCCGGAATCATGGGTTTCTGGTTGCTTATTTCTATTCTTCGGCGTGGCAAGCTATGA